The nucleotide sequence TTTATAACATAGATATCTCCAATTTCCATTATTCCTGCTTTTAGGGCTTGTATGTCATCTCCAGTTCCAGGAGTCGTTAATACACTTATGGTATGAACGGTATCTATGACTTCTGTATCCGTTTGTCCTGCACCGACTGTTTCAACCAATATTCTATCAAATCCTAATCCATCCAAAGCTTCCACTAACATTAATGCTTCTGAAGATATACCACCTAAATATCCTCTGGATCCTATACTTCTAATGAAAACTTTTTCTCCAAACTCATCTTCTGATAGCCTTATTCTATTACCCATAAAGGAGCCTAAACTAAATGGACTTGACGGATCTATTAGTATCACACCTACCCTATGTCCTCTATTTAAATATTCACTAACCAGCTTGGAAATTAGTGTACTTTTCCCTGAGCCAGGAGAACCAGTGATTCCTATCACATGGGCTTTTCCGGAATTTTTCATTAATTGCTCTAAGGCATCGAGACCCTCTGGGGTCAGGTATTCTATCTTAGTTAACAGTCTTCCGATTGCTAACTGGTTCCCCTTAAGTGCCTCATCTAACAGGCTCAAAACTTAGACCTCTCTTATCTGAGGCTACTTTTATTATTTTTTCAGTTATTTCTTTAAGACTTGAACCAGGCAAAAATACTTCATCTACACCCAATTGTTTTAGGGCAGGAATATCTTGAGGTGGAATAACTCCTCCAACTACAAGGCCTACGTCATTTAGTTTCTTGTCTTTCATTTCTTTTACTAACATTGATATTAACTCAATGTGAGCTCCACTCAGTATACTTACTCCTATAACATCTACGTCTTCCTGTATTGCAGCTTTTACTATTTGCTCAGGTGTTTGTCTTAAACCAGTATAAACAACTTCCATGCCAGCATCTTTCAATGCTCTGGCTACTACTTTAGCACCCCTATCATGGCCGTCTAATCCTAATTTAGCTACTAGAACTTTGATACGCTTCATACTTAATATTAAGTTTAAACTGTTTAAATTTTTTAGTCTGGGGCCGCCGGGATTTGAACCCGGGACCACCAGGGCCCAAGCCTGGCATCCTAGTCCAAGCTAGACTACGGCCCCTCACTATAACTAGCTAGTTTAAGGTTTATTAATTTGTTGCTTGATCTTACCAACATACGTTGATCTAGATATTATGTTGAATTCTTATGTTCTATAGCGTAATTATGAACAGTTTGTATAACTCCTTTAGAGAATAAATTATATTTCAATATTACTAATTATTGTACTGGATTCCCCATAAAATTGTATACATTATATAGGAAAAATAATTTGAGGTAGTCTCATAAGTATGACTTAACTTAATACCGTAAGGTTTATTTATGACAATATCGTAAGATAACTTGACCTAATATGGTGAAGGTAAAGTTCAAGTATAAGGGTGAAGAGAAAGAAGTAGACACTTCAAAGATAAAGAAGGTTTGGAGAGTAGGCAAAATGGTGTCCTTTACCTATGACGACAATGGTAAGACAGGTAGAGGAGCTGTAAGCGAGAAAGATGCTCCAAAAGAATTATTAGACATGTTAGCAAGAGCAGAAAGAGAGAAGAAATAAAATAATTTGTTAAGAAAATCTTCATATAAATTCTTTTTATTTTCTTGTTTTAATTTATTAGAATTCGGCTTAACTTTAAGGTTAACATAATTTATACTTACTACATATATTTTATGTTATGACAAAGAGAATTAATGCGCCTTGTGAGAGAGCATCCCGTGAAATTATCCCAGTTGTAAAAAATTTAATAGCCAATAACTTGTACGCAAAAGGATATACGTACAAGCAAATAGGGGAGATTCTAGGAGTTTCAGCTACAGAAATAAATTACTTGATCAGAGGGTTAAGGGGTACTAATGAACTTAGAGACATACTTAAAAAGGATAAGGAGTTTACGGAGTTGGTAGAATCGTATGTGACTAGTGGTGAAGAATTTTTATCATTGTGTCCATTATGTAGTTATGTTAGGCGAAAAGTATTAAACTGGTCTATTATTTGTCCATACGATATATAATGATGAGCTTCCAGGCTCTGGATTGATGAAGAGGGTTAGCAAGATCTGATTTATGTAATTGTTTTCATGCTACAATGTTTCGGTTAGAAACTAAACTAAAAATAATGGGCCCACGGGGACTTGAACCCCGGACCACCGGGTCTCTCCTCCAGATCTATATCATCCCCCAACAAGGGGGTCTTAAGACCCAATGCAGCTCATCTGGAGCCCGGCACTCTACCTGGCTGAGCTATGGGCCCATTATCGATCATCTGTTGATTATAGTTTAAGTGTTAGATAGAAATAAACTTAACTCACCGGCTTTGTGCAAAGTTTAAAACTTAACTCTATGTTTCATATTATTGATTTAGCGTTGAAATGGGATGAACGACGAGTAAAAATAGTTGATGAGTTAAAGTCAAAGGGAATCAATCCATATCCTCATAAATACGATATAACTCACACCATCATAGACATAAAGAAGATGGAGAGGAGCGACAAACCAACAGATGCGTTTGCTTTTGATATATCAACTGCTGGTAGGGTTGCTAATATTAGGAGACATGGCAAAATCTCGTTCGTAGATATATTTGATGAGGGTGAAAGACTTCAATTACAATTGAGAGTTAATGAATTAGGCGATAGGTATGATAAATTCTTCGAGATAGTAGACAGAGGAGACATATTAGGTGTTAAAGGTGACTTGCTCTATACTATAAAAGGCGAATTAACACTTAGAATCAAGGACTATGTGCTCTTGTCAAAGTCCCTAATAGAACCTCCTGATTGGTCTAAGCTTTCACCTGAATTTAGATATGCTCATAGGTACGTAGATTTTCTGTATAATGATTTGGCTAGGAGAAATATGGAAATTAGATATTCTACAATAAGGAGGATAAGAGAATTCCTTTATTCAAAAGGATTTATGGAAGTGGAAACACCCATATTACAACCTGTTTACGGAGGGGCACTGGCTAAACCGTTTATGAGCCATGTAAACTACCTGAATGAAAACTGGTATCTGAGAATATCTTTAGAATTATATCTCAAAAGATACATTGTTGGTGGATTCAATAAAGTATTTGAAATAGGTAAAGTGTTTCGAAACGAAGACATAGATGTTACACATAATCCAGAATTTACTCTATTGGAGTTATATTGGGCTTACGCAGATTATAATGATATTATGAGACTCACTGAAGAAATGCTTCAAGACGTAGTTAAAAATATCAATAATGACTCCAAAATAAAATACAGTATTGGAGGAAAAGAGTATACGATAGAGTTTTCACAATTTAGAAAAATTACCATGATTGATTCTTTGACTGAAGTTTTAGGCAAAGATGTTGATAAAATGAGTGATGAAGAGCTGAAGTCTCTTATGGACAAGAATGGGCTTAAGCCAAGAGGAAATATGTATATTAGAGGTTTAATGATAGAGAAATTATTTGATAAATTAGTCACTCCAACACTGATACAACCGACCTTCGTTTTGGATTATCCTGTAGAAACAACTCCCCTCTGCAAGCCTCATAGAAGCAAGCAAGGATTGGTGGAAAGGTTTGAACTATACGTAGCTGGAATGGAACTTGCAAATGCTTATACTGAACTGAACGATCCTATAATACAAGACATGCTATTCAAACAAGAGCAAGAAATGTTTAAGAGGGGAGACGAAGAGGCTCACCCATACGATGTCGACTTCGTTAGAGCCCTTAGCTACGGTATGCCTCCTACAGGAGGATTAGGAATAGGTATAGACAGGTTGATAATGTTGTTGACAAATAACATGAGTATAAAAGAAATAATACCATATCCTATGCTTAGTGCTAAGGTCATCCAAGAGGATTAAAAGAGAACAATATTGCTCCTATGAGGATTACAGTAAATACTGATTGTATAAGATAAGATTCCCTATCTCCCAATCCTAATTTTCTTGTTATTTCTGTGAAAACTTTTCCTCCATCTGTGATAATTAATGGGGCGCCGTTTAGCAGTGCAAGGCTGAAGTTAACAGTGAACATCCATGTTATGAATTGAAGCAATCCAAGTAGTCCCTGAGGAAAATAATAAGTAATGTATACACCTATCTGATGTGTTTGTGTTGTATTAATCGTAATTGAGTTTATTGAACCATTGGGATATAATAAGGTAAGTATATGAGTTCTTCCTTGATCTAGATAATAAGATAATTGTTGAGGTACTTTTACCGCATTTCCATCTACTTTCAATATTATACTGTTAACGGGTATTGAAGCATTATAAGCTGGAAAATATTGTTTTTCACCTACTATAAGTAAACCTTGCGAAAGGTTTGCAGGTAGAAAGTTGGCTAAGGGAAAGAATATGGCTGCTAAGATCAGATTTACAGCTATTCCAGCGGATATTATTTTAAGTCTAGATATGGAGCTGGCAGATTTGAACTCCTCTTCATCAGGCTCCACAAATGCTCCCGGAAAGAAAATGAGAAGTAAAAGACCGCCACTCCTTACCTTAATGCCGTTAGAGGTAGCTGATATTGCATGAGCTAATTCGTGTAGTGTGACAGAGATTCCAATTGCAAGGAGGATATAGGGTAATTGGTCTAAACCAACTGTTATACCCGGGATTATGGGCTGTAACGAAACTGTAGACCCTGAACTAGACGGGAATACAGAGTTCAGGAAAACATATAATATTAGAGCTAAGCCTAACACTAATGAAATTACTCCAAGCACAACTGCAATTTTATCAAATATCTTGTACGCCCGTTTCCTAGCAAAATTTGGAAACCATTCACTTCTTGTCTGTTTTTTCCACAGTAACATGAAAGGGTAAACCACGAATCCCCTTTTTTCCAGTCGTCTTCTAAACGTGTACATTACTAGCCAGAAAAGTAATATACCTAAGGCAAAGTATACTATGTTATTCATGAATTTATATCCTTATTTGGATAATAAAAACTAAATGGAGGTAGCTTATACTAATGAGCACTGGAAAGTACTTATAGAGAAGAGAAAAATTGCTATGGAGATTTTGAATTATTTAACCAAACTTGGAATGGAGGGTTTTGTTTACGGTTCTGTTGCCAGAGGCGACGTAAATAAGGAAAGTGATATAGATATTGTGATATTTAATCCTAATATTCTGGGTCTGGATTTAATATCTTGTGATCATAAATTTATAGTGCAAGCAACACCTTTTTCCACTCCTAAGGCATATATTTCATTGGATCATGAGGAGAAGAAAGTCATTTCATTTCCATTATCCAAATTGACAAAGAAAGAGACTGAATTCTACTACTTTGGTGGATTATTGAGCAGAGATGAGATAATAAAGGACATTCGAGCTCCTGGTGTTAATAAAAAGCTATCAATTATAATTCCCACCAAGGAGGGACACATTGAACTTCCATTGAAAGGTAATGAAGATTATGCTGTAAAAGTGATTAAGAATGTTTCAAAGGATACAATAATGGAAAGGGAAAGATTATTGACTAAAAGAGAGGAGAAGGGTCATACTGGAATCTTTATTAAATATGAACTTACCAGGGAGGAAAGTTTACAAGAGGCTTTTAGAGATTTATATAAGTCAAATAAGTATTTTAGAAGAGTGATAGATGCTAAGCGGTAAGGTAGGGAATAAATTAGTTATAGAGAGCATAGACGTAAAAGACACTCAAATAAAAGAACTGAAGACATTCATTCTTTATGTAAATGGAAGGAAAGTTGGTAGGACGTTTTATTTTACTGGAAGGGAGTATTATTTGCCTTGGATAGAAATAGATTATGACCCATGGCTTAGGGAAATTGATGGGGAAGTTGATTTATTCAATTTTATCTACAATGTACTTCCTCCTGGTGGTAAACTATTTGTAACTTACATAAGGGACAAGGAAACTGCTGACATGTTATATCAAGGTTTTTCGCCTGCCGATACACCGTTAGGTTTCTCTCTGCTAAAAGCAGGCTTCACGTGGTTTAAAAACTGGTATTTCCCTGAAGGAGGTAATGAAGGTGCTCCTAAGATTCAAGCCAATAAGCCGTTAAACGATACAGATATGATTAGACAGCTCAGAGAACTATTAGATGAAGTTAAAAGGAATGAAGTAAAAGCTTTCATAGAGAGTAAGATTGCTAAAAGGAAATCCTGAGATTGGATTATATAATCTTGATCTGCCTAAAGGTTGCGAGCTATGTAGGATGGGGGGTAAGCTTGTAGTTTTTATCACAGGTGAATGTGGGGATAATTGCTACTATTGTCCGGTAAGTGAACAGAGATTTGGGAAGGATAAGGCGTTTGCTAATGAAGCGCCTGCTGAAAACCTGGTAGATTTTATTTATGAAGCCTACAGAATGAGGGCGTTAGGTGCAGGAATTACAGGCGGAGATCCCTTGATAAGAATTGACAAAGTAGTAAGTTTGATTAAGAAATTTAAGGACGAATTTGGTCAGGAATTCCACATTCACCTGTATACTAGTGGTAGATATGTAACTAAGGATGTTCTAAGTGAACTAGAAAGAGCCGGCTTGGACGAAATTAGATTTCACCCTCTAAAAAGAGAATACCTTAGAGCAATAGAGAAAGCAGTGCAGTTTAATTTCGATGTGGGAATAGAGGTTCCTGCAATACCAGGACAAGAACAAGAGTTGGAAAAGTTGATATTATGGTCAAAAGCGATAGGAGTTAAGTTCGTTAACATGAATGAGCTAGAACTAACGGAAAGGAATTATGCACCTTTAAATGCTAGAGGTTTTAAAAGTGCCCATGGACTTGCAGGAGTAAATGGAAGTTTTGAAACGGCTTATGCTACTTTGAGAAAATTACATGAAGAGAAAATTGCACTCCACTACTGTAGCTCAGTTTACAAAGATTTAGTGGAGACCAGAACTAGGTTCCTGAGAATTATAAAGTACTCATCTAAAGCCTATGAGGAAGGAACGGGAGAGGGAACAGTTCTAAGAGCCGTAGTGAAGTCTTCTCAAGATCTAAGTGATTACGGTGAAGAGATAGAAAAGGGAGTCTGGAGTATTTCACCATCTCTGATTACTCACTTAGGAGTAAATGAGTACGTATTAGTGGAGGAGTATCCTGATTGGAGGAAACTTAAGATAGGAGAGAAGTTAGTTTATTCTAAACCTCAGTAGAGAGACTATTCCTGTCAAATTTTTAACTTGATAGTAGATTGGAGAATCCTTTGGTACTATCATGATCTTTCCCTTCTTTTTCTCAATATCCCTCAAGAGCTCATCAATAATTTCCCTACCAGTATCAGTTAGATAGTCTTCAGTAATTAGTAATTTATCCACCGCACCTAGTTCATTAGCCTTCTTTATATCTTCTATGCCATATACGACTAATCCGGTATTTTTAGCTAGATTTTCCATTATACTTTCAAGTATTTTTAATTGTTGTGCTATTTCAAATTCCCTGTATACCTGATCTATAATATCCCTTCTGAGTAATTCATTTAACCCCGCTCTACTAGCTGACGATACGCTATCTACATATACGATCAACTTATTATCAATCTGTTTTATTTTCTGGTTTACCATATCTTTAAAAGGACCTGGTCCTGCAATTATAATCACGTTTACGCCTGTGAGTTTTACGAACGAGATTATTTCATTTGCCATTTCCTCAATATTTTCATTTACTACATCGTTATCCTTCCCTGGAGTCTGGAGACTTTTCTCTGCTAGGATTTTCACACCTTGCTTCATCAATAATGCTATGATATATTCATCTACGTCCACTAATGCAATTAGTAGTTTACCTTTTTTCTCCTCTTGTTCTCTTATTTTCTCTAATTCATAATTACTCCATTGTTCTTTTATTATGATCACTTCATCACCAATATCTAAATTTACAGTATGATGAGCTCCTTTTATTCCGAACCTTTCTGGTGCGTCAAGTATTAGTCCGTGTATTCTAAGCCTAGTGGTAAAATTTTGAAATTCCGTATATTCCACCTGTAGTTCTATAGTCATTGGAATTCTCCTACTGTCTTTTCCCATACTGATATCTCTGGTGGTCTTGGCGACTATTCTATCTCCCTTTTTTATTATAATGTGTAATAGCCATAAATCGTCTTCATTTTCTACGTGAAGTTTGAGCGATCCTCTTTTGTCATTAAATTCTAAAATCTTCATTTCTTATATCTAGTGAGTAACTTTGATAATTATATCTGACGCTAGGGAGGAGGATTTACCTGAAATTTATGATGTAGAATTAGAGAGTTTTGATAATCCTTATCCGTTTTCTTTACTTAGAGCGTATTATTATATATCTGGTGATCTCTTTATCGTTGCTAAAAGCGGTGATAAGGTTATTGGGTATATTCTAGGCATAATACAATTTGGTTATAGGGGACATATAGTATCTATAGCGGTAAAAAAAGATAAGAGAGGAAGTGGTATTGGCACTAAACTTATCTCTGAACTAGAAAATAGGTTTAAATTAGCTTATCATTGTATCCATTCGTACCTAGAAGTTTATTATAAAAATATATCTGCTATCAATTTCTATATAAAGAACGGTTATAAAGCAGTAAGGATTCAGAAGGACTATTATGGAAGAGAAAAGCATGCCATAATTATGATTAAGAGCCTATACGATCATCAAAATGGCTTTGAGTAAATATTTTATTTAGTTTCTAGTAGATAATCAGTGTGTTAGAGGATTTCTTTGTATTAGACTTTTCATATGATGTTGTTGACAACATCCCCGTTATATTTATTTGGTCTATAGATAGACGAGGTAACAGAGTTACACTAGTAGAGAAGAACTTTAGACCATATTTCTACGCTGTGGTAGATGATAGAGAAGATGTATCTAGGGTGATCTCTGAGATAAAGAAACTAAGTAAGCCCTCCTCTCCTATAACCAATATAGAAATTGAGACTGATCGAAGGTACTTTGGTAATCCTTTAAAATCATTAAAGATAGAGACTGTAGTTCCTGCATATGTGAGGATATATAGAGATGAGGTATCTAAAATTAAAGGTGTAAAGAATGTACTAGAGGCTGACATAAGATTTTACATGAGATATTCAA is from Sulfolobus acidocaldarius DSM 639 and encodes:
- a CDS encoding DUF1122 family protein, with amino-acid sequence MLSGKVGNKLVIESIDVKDTQIKELKTFILYVNGRKVGRTFYFTGREYYLPWIEIDYDPWLREIDGEVDLFNFIYNVLPPGGKLFVTYIRDKETADMLYQGFSPADTPLGFSLLKAGFTWFKNWYFPEGGNEGAPKIQANKPLNDTDMIRQLRELLDEVKRNEVKAFIESKIAKRKS
- the rimI gene encoding ribosomal protein S18-alanine N-acetyltransferase — its product is MIIISDAREEDLPEIYDVELESFDNPYPFSLLRAYYYISGDLFIVAKSGDKVIGYILGIIQFGYRGHIVSIAVKKDKRGSGIGTKLISELENRFKLAYHCIHSYLEVYYKNISAINFYIKNGYKAVRIQKDYYGREKHAIIMIKSLYDHQNGFE
- the lysS gene encoding lysine--tRNA ligase, which encodes MKWDERRVKIVDELKSKGINPYPHKYDITHTIIDIKKMERSDKPTDAFAFDISTAGRVANIRRHGKISFVDIFDEGERLQLQLRVNELGDRYDKFFEIVDRGDILGVKGDLLYTIKGELTLRIKDYVLLSKSLIEPPDWSKLSPEFRYAHRYVDFLYNDLARRNMEIRYSTIRRIREFLYSKGFMEVETPILQPVYGGALAKPFMSHVNYLNENWYLRISLELYLKRYIVGGFNKVFEIGKVFRNEDIDVTHNPEFTLLELYWAYADYNDIMRLTEEMLQDVVKNINNDSKIKYSIGGKEYTIEFSQFRKITMIDSLTEVLGKDVDKMSDEELKSLMDKNGLKPRGNMYIRGLMIEKLFDKLVTPTLIQPTFVLDYPVETTPLCKPHRSKQGLVERFELYVAGMELANAYTELNDPIIQDMLFKQEQEMFKRGDEEAHPYDVDFVRALSYGMPPTGGLGIGIDRLIMLLTNNMSIKEIIPYPMLSAKVIQED
- a CDS encoding transcriptional regulator — protein: MTKRINAPCERASREIIPVVKNLIANNLYAKGYTYKQIGEILGVSATEINYLIRGLRGTNELRDILKKDKEFTELVESYVTSGEEFLSLCPLCSYVRRKVLNWSIICPYDI
- the meaB gene encoding methylmalonyl Co-A mutase-associated GTPase MeaB, with translation MSLLDEALKGNQLAIGRLLTKIEYLTPEGLDALEQLMKNSGKAHVIGITGSPGSGKSTLISKLVSEYLNRGHRVGVILIDPSSPFSLGSFMGNRIRLSEDEFGEKVFIRSIGSRGYLGGISSEALMLVEALDGLGFDRILVETVGAGQTDTEVIDTVHTISVLTTPGTGDDIQALKAGIMEIGDIYVINKSDKPETELAYNTIRFAIETAEGEYKDGWKPRIVKTIAIKGVGISELIDAFDEHLRFLIGNRKFEFKVENRRVKILELLLKRSINTIIERFIIQNKNEIDVELNKNHRIKLLIEKYTKIIGSILENQQKA
- the sac7d gene encoding chromatin protein Sac7d, which encodes MVKVKFKYKGEEKEVDTSKIKKVWRVGKMVSFTYDDNGKTGRGAVSEKDAPKELLDMLARAEREKK
- a CDS encoding site-2 protease family protein, with amino-acid sequence MNNIVYFALGILLFWLVMYTFRRRLEKRGFVVYPFMLLWKKQTRSEWFPNFARKRAYKIFDKIAVVLGVISLVLGLALILYVFLNSVFPSSSGSTVSLQPIIPGITVGLDQLPYILLAIGISVTLHELAHAISATSNGIKVRSGGLLLLIFFPGAFVEPDEEEFKSASSISRLKIISAGIAVNLILAAIFFPLANFLPANLSQGLLIVGEKQYFPAYNASIPVNSIILKVDGNAVKVPQQLSYYLDQGRTHILTLLYPNGSINSITINTTQTHQIGVYITYYFPQGLLGLLQFITWMFTVNFSLALLNGAPLIITDGGKVFTEITRKLGLGDRESYLIQSVFTVILIGAILFSFNPLG
- a CDS encoding radical SAM protein → MLKGNPEIGLYNLDLPKGCELCRMGGKLVVFITGECGDNCYYCPVSEQRFGKDKAFANEAPAENLVDFIYEAYRMRALGAGITGGDPLIRIDKVVSLIKKFKDEFGQEFHIHLYTSGRYVTKDVLSELERAGLDEIRFHPLKREYLRAIEKAVQFNFDVGIEVPAIPGQEQELEKLILWSKAIGVKFVNMNELELTERNYAPLNARGFKSAHGLAGVNGSFETAYATLRKLHEEKIALHYCSSVYKDLVETRTRFLRIIKYSSKAYEEGTGEGTVLRAVVKSSQDLSDYGEEIEKGVWSISPSLITHLGVNEYVLVEEYPDWRKLKIGEKLVYSKPQ
- a CDS encoding nucleotidyltransferase domain-containing protein — translated: MEVAYTNEHWKVLIEKRKIAMEILNYLTKLGMEGFVYGSVARGDVNKESDIDIVIFNPNILGLDLISCDHKFIVQATPFSTPKAYISLDHEEKKVISFPLSKLTKKETEFYYFGGLLSRDEIIKDIRAPGVNKKLSIIIPTKEGHIELPLKGNEDYAVKVIKNVSKDTIMERERLLTKREEKGHTGIFIKYELTREESLQEAFRDLYKSNKYFRRVIDAKR
- a CDS encoding cobalamin B12-binding domain-containing protein; protein product: MKRIKVLVAKLGLDGHDRGAKVVARALKDAGMEVVYTGLRQTPEQIVKAAIQEDVDVIGVSILSGAHIELISMLVKEMKDKKLNDVGLVVGGVIPPQDIPALKQLGVDEVFLPGSSLKEITEKIIKVASDKRGLSFEPVR
- a CDS encoding mRNA surveillance protein pelota; translated protein: MKILEFNDKRGSLKLHVENEDDLWLLHIIIKKGDRIVAKTTRDISMGKDSRRIPMTIELQVEYTEFQNFTTRLRIHGLILDAPERFGIKGAHHTVNLDIGDEVIIIKEQWSNYELEKIREQEEKKGKLLIALVDVDEYIIALLMKQGVKILAEKSLQTPGKDNDVVNENIEEMANEIISFVKLTGVNVIIIAGPGPFKDMVNQKIKQIDNKLIVYVDSVSSASRAGLNELLRRDIIDQVYREFEIAQQLKILESIMENLAKNTGLVVYGIEDIKKANELGAVDKLLITEDYLTDTGREIIDELLRDIEKKKGKIMIVPKDSPIYYQVKNLTGIVSLLRFRIN